The genomic stretch TGCGTCACATACTCGCCCCAGACCAGGGGTCCTTGACCAGGCATAGCTGCCATTGTGTAGCTGGAGGGGAGAGTAACGGGACCCTCACAGTTCTTTCACGAGGGGGTGTGCCCCCAGGTCTGGCCTGAACGGGCCCTCGGCCAGTGTTTGTCAGATGGACTGATGGCATGTGAATGAAGCCAGACAGGCTGCTAGGGTAGGCGGCAGTTGTCCGGGGGTGTGGGCAGGGGTCCTGGCCTTCCCAGGTGCCTCTCACCCACCTCTCCTGCCCGCCTCCTTGTACCCAGCCCCAGATCCTGGAGCCTGCTTTCTAGCCCAGCCCGAAGTGGGCATTTTCCTACCTGCCTTGATGTGGAGCGTCTTCCGAGTGAGACTTTCATCGCGTGGTTTGCTGACTGCTTTCCCCATTGTGACATGCTGGTATGGCCACTTATGTGTTTAACGACTGTCAGTCACAGGCTGTACTCAGTGGGCTTTGGCGTGGGCGCTGGCGTTTATCAGGGGCCAACCTTCATGTCCACCGAGCTGCCCGGCCCCTCCCTTATTCTGAGCCCACACCCTGGCTGGTTGCAACCTGTGGGTCCCATACCCATCCCTTGCTTGCACGGGGCCTTTGTGGGCACTTtgtttctctgaacctcagtttcctcatttctaaaatgggCCTGCTGGAGTGAACAAGGGAGGAAGCATAGAGGAAAGGGCTTTGTAGGTTGTTACTGTCTCACATTCTCTTGGGGCAAACACCATCCAAAGTTCTGTCCTCAAAGTGGACACCCTGGTGGAAGCTCTGACCCCCCGGGAGAGGGACATCCAGGGTCACCAGAAGCCAGTGGCTCTTTCTTAGCCCCGTCCCCCGTGGGCTTGCTTTCTCCACTCTCTGCCTGCAAGCCCCGCCCCCTCGTGGGTTATTTCACGGGAAGCCCGGGAAGCAAGGCAGGTGCTCTCACACCCtcatctgtttctttctccaaatgCTTACTTCCAAAGAGCATTCAGGACTCATTCTGATCCTCCACAAGGTGTCTGGGAGTTCACCATTTGCAATTTTGAAACAAGAGAGCTAAAATTAGAAAGTGCAGAGCAGGAAGGTAAAAGGAGTGTGGGCTGTTCCCCTCCACCGCCTTCCCGGGGCTGGGCGCTTGCCTTCGCCTCACCCATGCGTCTGAACAGGGCTCTGAAGCCGTTGGGGGAGGAGAGCAGTTCCATCCTGAGATGCAGGCGTGGCTGTGCGTGCTGCTGGGTGTGGCCTGACTCTGAGTGAGGCTGGCGCCCGCAGCCGCCATGAAGCAGCCGTGAGCCCCGACGCTTGGAAGGCAGAGGGACAGGCCCGGGAAGTCTGTGCTTGTCCCCTCCCTCGGGACCTGCCTCCAGCCCAGCCTAGGGCTCTTCACGCACTGGGACAGCCACTGTCTTGAGCACCCCTGGGAACCTCACAAGTCAGTGTCTGCAGGCTCCAGAGGGGACACAGGCCCTGAGGGCctgggacttgcccaaggtcacacagccctgTACTGTCCCCCCCGGGGGTTGAGAAGAAACAAGGATGCAAGGGTCGGCAGATGGTGGGCGCCCCGTTGGGGTCCCACTGGGAGTCAGGTAGGACTGGAGTGGAGCAAGAGGGGTGTCTGATGGAGGAAGGAAGGGCCCCCCGCCCGCCCAGCTGTGGCTGGCTTTGGAAGCTATGGCAGGACAGCTCTGTGAGGCCTGTTCGCCATTTGGGGGAGAGATACTCAGGCTCTGAGGTGACAGTGTAGGGGCCCAGGCTGCAAAGCCCTTGGGGTTCCCAGCTCTGCTGTCCAGTTGCACAGCCTGCGTGGGACTGATGAGGCTCAGGGTCCCTCTGGGAACATTGAGCTAGAGCCTGCTGGGCACCAGAGGTTGTCTGTTTTCCCCACCACCCTCCCGTCACCACTCCCCCCCCCACCAGGTTGTCGAGGGTTACTTTCCCACCTGCCCACAGGGAAACTGGGCCCCAGACAAGAGAGCTGATTCCTGAGCCTCCCGACAGGCCCCCTCCCTGCAGCAGGCTGCTTCCTGGGGTGCTCCTCAGGGTCAAGGGCAGGCACCCTGGAGTTATGCAAAGCTGGGTGGGCTGGGCAACTTCAGGCATCACCTGGGTCCAGGTGGTTCCCTCCCAGGGGGAAGTGCCCAGCCCCTGGAAGAAGCAGACTTAAAGGCCCTGGAGGAGCGGCCTCCATCCTAGGCCTTGTGGAAATTTTTCAGGtactttctccagggcatcaatGAGTACGCTCAAGGATAACTGGGCACACAGAGAAACCACGCAGTGTGAGCAGGAGCCAAGAGAGACAGGTCTCCATAGACCCCACTTGACATACGTGTCCGACCCAGCTGTGAACCAGCTGTGCCCCCTCtgtttaaggaaataaaagacaagCGTGGAAATATCTCTAGGGAATAGGAAACTGTTGGAAAGTGGCATGGTGTGTTTTGAAAATAACCACATAGAAAGAACTTCTAGAAATGGAAACCATTAATAACTAAAACCGAAATCTTTGGCTCTGATTGTCAGCTGAATGGATGAGCAGCAGAAGGGGATTGGTGACGGGAGGCATGCAGAGCGGGCATGCTGACCCCAAGATGTGGGTCATAACGAGGAAGGGACGTGGAAGCAGACCTCGGGAGGAGGCGCCGATGGCAGtcccaggaggagggaagggtAGAGAGTTACTTTAAAAAGTAGCTGAGGATTTCCCAGAACTGATAAAGACAGCAGTCCACAGATACAAGACTTCCTGTGATAAATCCACAGCCAGACACACCTCAGGGAAACTGCAGGAAACCAAAGTCAGAGGGAAGAGCTCATGCAGctgaagagaaaaaagacagaTTAGCACCAAAGGAGCCGCTCCCAGAGGGGCAGACAGCACATCCCACCCCAGCAGGAAGCCAGGGGATATCTCTTGCGCCTGAGCCAAGGGCAAGAGACCCCTGCTGACATTCTCCCAGGTAAGACAAACCTTCAGAAATGgggcaaagcagagacatcttcacagggcaggaaaaaaaaaaaagccagaagtgTTTGTCACCAGCATAGCCAAACTAAAGGAAATCCTAAGGAATCTTGAGGCAGAAGCAAAGTCTCTAGGGAACATTATATGAGGGCAACAACACCATTCAGCAGAGGCTGAGACAGTGGAAGAATTCTAAGCTGAACGACAGAAGACGCCAGGGGGGTTTCAGGAGGCTGTGCAGAGAGAGGAGGATGGAGAGGGGAGACACCCAGGGCCACATGCCCCGAGAGCAaaagggagtggggagaagaaaCCACCCAAACACAAGTTCTTTTCCACCCATGTCTTTATTTAATGATCGCAAAATACAGTACCGAGACAGAGCATGCATCACAGACGACAACACGGAAGCAAGTCACAGAAACTGGGATTGGAGGGCCTCATTACATGTGAGGTAGCGCAAGGTGGTGCCGGGGAGCGGGACGCTGTGGGGGGGAGGACGAGCACCGGCCCCACTCGGGACACACGGGACTACGGACCACAGtagagctgggggaggggtcgTCGGCCACACGGAAAGAACAGCTAGAAGCGTTTCACATCCCATCACCCGTTCCAGTCCCCCTTTCTGTGGACACAGCTTCCGGTCCCCTCATCACTGGGGATATctccacccttcccttcccttcccaggggcaggccccacctgCCTTTGCCCAAAAACATCCAGCAGCGTTTGCGCTGAAAACGCCCGGGGCTGCCGTCCAGGGAGCTGGAGGCCGAGTGTGTTAAGACACTTTGCTCTATAAGAATAGTCGCACTTGGTAAAGCTGGGGGCGGAGGGGGTGGCAAGGGGGAAGGATACTCATTTCAGTCGGGGAAGGCTGCTGCTGAGTCAGAAAACGTTGCACAGTGGTGGTGCGGGGTGGACAAGACGCTCTGGTTGGGGTCCCCCTCTCGGGCTCGAGTGGGTTAGGTGGAGAGGGGTCCTGGTGTGCAGGGCCGAGAGGGTGGGGTTGTCGGGGAGTCGAGGCAGCACCCCTGGGAACCCGGTGTGCGGGACTGGCCGTGGCAGGGCCCGCACGTGGGGTGCTCAGTTGAGCAGGGTTCCGTAGAGCTGGGCTTTCGTGAGGCTGTCCTTGCGGCTGAGCCCCGAGCTGCCCGCCCGAGGGAAGGCAGGCTGGGGACTGAGGCGGGCACCGGGGTGCATCTCCGGGGAGGCCTCCATGGAGCTGGGCTCCAGGGAGTCCCTGGAGCTGCGGAGGCTGAGCTCAGGCTCGGGGCTACCGCTTGCCCCGAGGAGCTGCACCCCGAGCCGCTCGCGGTCCCCCTCACTGGCCGCATAGCTGGGCAGGGGGTCGGCCGAGCGGCCGGGGCTAAGGCTCAGGTCACCAGCTGCCCGGAGGTAGCGGGGCTCGACCAGGTGGCCCTGGGAGAGGTCATCGCCCTCCGAGAAGCTATCAGCCTTGTAGCTGGCGTAGAGGGGGCTGGCGCGGCCCTCGGCGTTCTCGCCGGGGCCGCCTCGGGCCCCAAAGTAGCGGTCATTGAAGCCGCCGCCGGGTGAGgcgaggctgggggcaggggccgcGGCCGCGGCCGGAAAGGGGTAGGCGCCGATGTCATCCACGCTCAGCGGCCGCCACTGGCCGCGGCCGGCCCCTGCGACCAGCCGGGCGGACCCAGGCTTGGCCCGCAGGTTCCACAGGTTGGGGGGCATCAGGGcaggctgggggcctggggagaGCGGGAAGCGGAAGGGCTCGCCGGGGAACGGTGACACAGTCCTGGGGAACCCCGGAGCCATTGCGGCCTCCAGCGGGGCAGCCACCGCAGCCGCGGCAGCCGCATAGCGTGGGCTGCTCCCGTAGGCCGCAGGCGGCTTGCGGCCGAAGAGCTCATCGCGGCTGTTCAGGTAGATGGCCTGCTGCGAGGCGGTCAGCGTGCTGGCCTGGGCATGCTCCTTCTCTTCAGACGCGGCGCTGAAGCTGGAGTAGGAGCTGGACGTGGGCAGCGAGGCTGCGTAGCCGCCGAAGGCCTCATGGCGGTAGCTGGCGGGGTAGGCCGCCGCGCCGGCCTCAgtatcttcctcctcctcctcctcctcctcagccgTGCTGTCGGTGGAGTTCTGGGCCTGCAGGAAGCCCACATCGGACCCGGGCCCCTCCACACTGGGCCGCCGGTCTTGGTGCCGCGCCTCAGGGCAGTAGAGGGCCGTGTCGCTGCAGTAGATGTCCCCCTTGTAGGGGGGTCGGGACCCTGGCTTCTCCAGCCCCTCGGGGAAGCCCAGGTCTTGGGCCGAGGCTTCCGACAGGTGGGAGGACAGGCTGCCGGGGTCCGGCTTCTCCAGCACCTTGGCGAGCACGCAGGGGGGCACACTGTCTGCGTAggccgggcggcggggcggggcgggcaggcTGCAGCCTGGCTTCTCCGCGTGCAGGTTCATGCGTTCCTGGAACTCCGCGGGCAGCtggtggtggggcgggggggaagggggggaaagttgggggggattgggggggttggggggttggggggatggGGTGATGcaaggagcaggagggaggggtcACGGTCAGCCCAGGACCGGCGGCCAAGGCTGATGGACAGGGGACCTTCCCGGGGCCTGTCTGATCCCACCAGCCAGAGCTGTATCCCGCAAGCTGCAGGATGCCCCCTGGGTCATGCTGATGGGGCCCCCGCAGAGCCCTGAGGCTGGACCCCTGGCTCTAACTCGGGCCTCCCCCTGAGGGGCTGACTCGCTGACCCAGCCCCACGGTCTTCAGGGGAcacccagtcctgtggcctggcTCAAACCAGACAGACTTGGGTGCAACAAAGACCGAGGGCCCAGGCATGCAAGCGGTTTCCACGTGAGCGCCTGGTGCCTGGTGGGGGATGGAACGCTACCATTTGATCTGTTTTGTGAGGATCTCGGGGGGTGGCCCAGGCTCCGGGAGAGGGCACCTGGACAAGGCCTGGGTGAGGGGCATGCCCAGACGGGGAGGGACAGCCTGGCTGGGACAGGAGCCCCGGGTCTGAGTGGTACTCGCCCTATGGCCCCGGCTGAGTGGCTCCTGGGTGAAgccagctttcttatctctgcagGAACTGTGCCCAGACCAAACCACTGGGTTTCTGAGAGGCTCATGCAGGGTCACCCTGCCGGGAGCAGCCCCCTGGAGGAAACTGGGGTGGAGTGGGCAGGCCATCCAGGCTGCTGGGGAGGTACGTGCAGGGCGAGCCCTCCACTACATACACAGAGGGGCTCGGACAAGATTGAGGGGGCTGGGGGGATGGGGTCTGGGAGCTGCTGGGAAGGGGTGCGGAGGTCACGGGCGCGGCAGCGGGCTGGCCGGGGCGGGACTCACTTACCTCGGCCATCTTGCGGCCCCTGCCGTAGGCCTGGCTGCACTGCAGCAGCTGCGCTGCGAGGCTGCAGTCCTTCCTGTAGAGCTCCTAggagacaagagaagccacttgaCTGGGTGCAGGCTCGGCCCCGGCCAAGGTCCCCGCTGCCGACATGGTAACCAGCCCGCAGAGATGGCCGTGCACACGTGGACCCTGTCTGCGGCTCTCGCCTGTAGGACGGGTTACGGCCCCCACCTGGAGCCCGGTGTGTGGACGGTCCCCTGGCAGGCAGTCCTGCCGCTGACCCGGGTGGGAACCTCCCACAAAGCAGGGGCCATGGAGGAGGAAGGCCCCCCAGTGGCCTCTAAAGCCCCAGAGGCCCCCAGGCATGGACACCAAGCCGTCTCCCCGCCCTTGGCTTCCGAGTCCCTCCCAAGGGAGGGAGTGGTCAGTGTGGACAGTGCTGCCAGTAGCTGGCGATTAGGAGTGGACCTGCCACCCTTCCCCCAGGTCTCAGGGTGAGGCCTGGAAATGGAGGGGACTTGCAGGGCCAGGCAAGGGGCAGGGTGAGTGGGGGTGGAGGGcctgtgtgaccccaggctcAGATAGGGACTGGCTCAGCCTCCTGAGCTGAGAACAGATGCACACAGGAGGAGTCCAGGGCGCGTGGCTCTACCTTTGGGAAACCTCTGTCGCCCGTGCCTGCGGCTGGATCTTGGTTCCCACCCCCGCTCGGGGACCCACTGCAGCCAGGGCTCTGATGGGGGTGCCTGGTCCTGAGATCCACCCATAGTCTCAATTCAACCAGAACCAGCTGCAGGTGTCCTGCAGCTCAGGGGCGCTGCTGAAGCCATGGGCACTCCTGTCGGTCCCCGCTACCTTGGTCCTAGAGACTCTGGTGTCCCTCACTTGGCTGGCACGGTGGagggaacctgggtcccctgctccTTCGATGCATCCCCGGAAGGGCATGGTTGGCTGAGAGCTGAGAACTGAGCCCCATGTGAGGCCCAGACCAGCCACCGCTGGCACTAGAGGGCTGCGGGCACTGTGTGGCCAACCCAGACCTGCCACTCAGTCGTGAACAGACGCCAGAGTGCTGCCCCATCagagcctcccctctcctttgcATGCACTCGTCTGCCATCTCCTACCCGTGGCACCTCCACCTGGCTGGCCAGGGCGCCTGCTGCACCCTCCCGCTACACCCTCCccctacccccccacccccaccccagaccccagcCCAGAGCACAGCAGGTGGCTCCCGTCCTGCAGATTTCAACCTCTGCAGTCAGGCTGGACCCATGTCGTCCTCTGAGACCCCACATCCCTACCTGGCCAGTTTGCTTCCATCTTCAGAACCTAACCAGAACTGaagccccctccccgcctccccggcCGCCATCCCGGCAGACTCGTCCTCTTTCTCCCAGACTGCTGCCTGCTCATGCATCCACTCAGAGCTTCATCCTCCACGGTCTGTCCTCAGCAGAGCAGCTGTGGGGCCTGTAAGAGGAAGTCCAGCCAGGCTTCCCCCTATTCAGGAACCTTCAGTGGCTCCCGTTTCCCGCAGAATAAAACCCAGATTCCTACCGGTGCCTAAATGCCACCTCCTGTTATCCTGACCTCAGCCCCTCGGGCCCTCCTCCCCTCCAGAGCCCCCTCCGGTCTCTTTGCTGGTCTTCGAGTTACTCAGAGCCCCCATATGCTGCTGTGGCTTTCCGCCTGGAAGGGGAGCCCTCCCCCGCCGTCAGCTCCCTGCTCGTCTTCAGGTCTCAGCTCCTGCAGCCCCTTCTAGAAGCACTGGACTGAGGTTCCCTGATCCTGCATCTGGAGGCTCCCAGCCCCCTCACCTGCCTTATTTTTCTCTGCAGCATTTAGCACTTCTAACTCGCTACACAGTTTACCTATTTATCCTGGGTTCTGTCCGCCTTCCCCGCTCAGATGTAAACACCACGTGCACAGGCCACTGGCTTACCTGTGCTCTTCACACCCTGTTCTCAGAGCCTCGAGGAGCAGATGCTAATCACCGAATGTGTGCTTGGCAGTCAGAGgtctgtgggggggggggggggggcggcgccaCCCTTCTCATGGGACCCAGGAAATCAGGACCCATGGGCAGCCCCAGGGCTCTGATGCCCAGTGGGGGTGGCCAAAGGCAGGAATTCTGAGTGGCCCCACCCCAACCTTGGGGTCGGGGAAGCCCTGCTTTGACTGGGCCAAGGTGGCCTCGTGTTCCTCACCTTGAGTCCTGTCTCCTTCCAGCGGAGGGCCTCATGGACGTGGTGTGAGAGGCAGCCCCTGTCGTTCCCTGTCTTCCCACATGCTTGTTGAggtcctgccccccccccccccaccgccgtTTCTCC from Ovis canadensis isolate MfBH-ARS-UI-01 breed Bighorn chromosome 18, ARS-UI_OviCan_v2, whole genome shotgun sequence encodes the following:
- the BEGAIN gene encoding brain-enriched guanylate kinase-associated protein isoform X2, with the protein product MLSGAGSQTQGPDPGSPRQDGPSSLTEPRAEAPRKEACREDLRGCKPSPTSGRNRKGPPSYPGWGAAQPDQEATKASPGPLSAPELPGRGSRPAPGPLAWLGRRREARLPFSRFLDEVAVRVLDPGTLEAFRGPRGRSPEPSPGEQDPGPAQEALAGTTAPEKILALSPQLSSEIAPEAVSRAGEGRAVETTGLRVGSNKHGGRAASPRRPLGRASAADMEKLSSLQEQKGELRKRLSYTTHRLEKLENEFDSTRHFLEIELRRAQEELEKVTEKLRRIQSNYMALQRINQELEDKLFRMGQHYEEEKRALSHEIVALNSHLLEAKVTIDKLSEDNELYRKDCSLAAQLLQCSQAYGRGRKMAELPAEFQERMNLHAEKPGCSLPAPPRRPAYADSVPPCVLAKVLEKPDPGSLSSHLSEASAQDLGFPEGLEKPGSRPPYKGDIYCSDTALYCPEARHQDRRPSVEGPGSDVGFLQAQNSTDSTAEEEEEEEEDTEAGAAAYPASYRHEAFGGYAASLPTSSSYSSFSAASEEKEHAQASTLTASQQAIYLNSRDELFGRKPPAAYGSSPRYAAAAAAVAAPLEAAMAPGFPRTVSPFPGEPFRFPLSPGPQPALMPPNLWNLRAKPGSARLVAGAGRGQWRPLSVDDIGAYPFPAAAAAPAPSLASPGGGFNDRYFGARGGPGENAEGRASPLYASYKADSFSEGDDLSQGHLVEPRYLRAAGDLSLSPGRSADPLPSYAASEGDRERLGVQLLGASGSPEPELSLRSSRDSLEPSSMEASPEMHPGARLSPQPAFPRAGSSGLSRKDSLTKAQLYGTLLN
- the BEGAIN gene encoding brain-enriched guanylate kinase-associated protein isoform X6, with translation MEKLRLRSAWVPSCLGQSRNLQGRRARSSPSLWDSSLQEQKGELRKRLSYTTHRLEKLENEFDSTRHFLEIELRRAQEELEKVTEKLRRIQSNYMALQRINQELEDKLFRMGQHYEEEKRALSHEIVALNSHLLEAKVTIDKLSEDNELYRKDCSLAAQLLQCSQAYGRGRKMAELPAEFQERMNLHAEKPGCSLPAPPRRPAYADSVPPCVLAKVLEKPDPGSLSSHLSEASAQDLGFPEGLEKPGSRPPYKGDIYCSDTALYCPEARHQDRRPSVEGPGSDVGFLQAQNSTDSTAEEEEEEEEDTEAGAAAYPASYRHEAFGGYAASLPTSSSYSSFSAASEEKEHAQASTLTASQQAIYLNSRDELFGRKPPAAYGSSPRYAAAAAAVAAPLEAAMAPGFPRTVSPFPGEPFRFPLSPGPQPALMPPNLWNLRAKPGSARLVAGAGRGQWRPLSVDDIGAYPFPAAAAAPAPSLASPGGGFNDRYFGARGGPGENAEGRASPLYASYKADSFSEGDDLSQGHLVEPRYLRAAGDLSLSPGRSADPLPSYAASEGDRERLGVQLLGASGSPEPELSLRSSRDSLEPSSMEASPEMHPGARLSPQPAFPRAGSSGLSRKDSLTKAQLYGTLLN
- the BEGAIN gene encoding brain-enriched guanylate kinase-associated protein isoform X7, whose amino-acid sequence is MQKGNRTPRPAPPAPKSSSQASAADMEKLSSLQEQKGELRKRLSYTTHRLEKLENEFDSTRHFLEIELRRAQEELEKVTEKLRRIQSNYMALQRINQELEDKLFRMGQHYEEEKRALSHEIVALNSHLLEAKVTIDKLSEDNELYRKDCSLAAQLLQCSQAYGRGRKMAELPAEFQERMNLHAEKPGCSLPAPPRRPAYADSVPPCVLAKVLEKPDPGSLSSHLSEASAQDLGFPEGLEKPGSRPPYKGDIYCSDTALYCPEARHQDRRPSVEGPGSDVGFLQAQNSTDSTAEEEEEEEEDTEAGAAAYPASYRHEAFGGYAASLPTSSSYSSFSAASEEKEHAQASTLTASQQAIYLNSRDELFGRKPPAAYGSSPRYAAAAAAVAAPLEAAMAPGFPRTVSPFPGEPFRFPLSPGPQPALMPPNLWNLRAKPGSARLVAGAGRGQWRPLSVDDIGAYPFPAAAAAPAPSLASPGGGFNDRYFGARGGPGENAEGRASPLYASYKADSFSEGDDLSQGHLVEPRYLRAAGDLSLSPGRSADPLPSYAASEGDRERLGVQLLGASGSPEPELSLRSSRDSLEPSSMEASPEMHPGARLSPQPAFPRAGSSGLSRKDSLTKAQLYGTLLN
- the BEGAIN gene encoding brain-enriched guanylate kinase-associated protein isoform X5, which encodes MGSHQSSQASAADMEKLRLRSAWVPSCLGQSRNLQGRRARSSPSLWDSSLQEQKGELRKRLSYTTHRLEKLENEFDSTRHFLEIELRRAQEELEKVTEKLRRIQSNYMALQRINQELEDKLFRMGQHYEEEKRALSHEIVALNSHLLEAKVTIDKLSEDNELYRKDCSLAAQLLQCSQAYGRGRKMAELPAEFQERMNLHAEKPGCSLPAPPRRPAYADSVPPCVLAKVLEKPDPGSLSSHLSEASAQDLGFPEGLEKPGSRPPYKGDIYCSDTALYCPEARHQDRRPSVEGPGSDVGFLQAQNSTDSTAEEEEEEEEDTEAGAAAYPASYRHEAFGGYAASLPTSSSYSSFSAASEEKEHAQASTLTASQQAIYLNSRDELFGRKPPAAYGSSPRYAAAAAAVAAPLEAAMAPGFPRTVSPFPGEPFRFPLSPGPQPALMPPNLWNLRAKPGSARLVAGAGRGQWRPLSVDDIGAYPFPAAAAAPAPSLASPGGGFNDRYFGARGGPGENAEGRASPLYASYKADSFSEGDDLSQGHLVEPRYLRAAGDLSLSPGRSADPLPSYAASEGDRERLGVQLLGASGSPEPELSLRSSRDSLEPSSMEASPEMHPGARLSPQPAFPRAGSSGLSRKDSLTKAQLYGTLLN
- the BEGAIN gene encoding brain-enriched guanylate kinase-associated protein isoform X1; amino-acid sequence: MLSGAGSQTQGPDPGSPRQDGPSSLTEPRAEAPRKEACREDLRGCKPSPTSGRNRKGPPSYPGWGAAQPDQEATKASPGPLSAPELPGRGSRPAPGPLAWLGRRREARLPFSRFLDEVAVRVLDPGTLEAFRGPRGRSPEPSPGEQDPGPAQEALAGTTAPEKILALSPQLSSEIAPEAVSRAGEGRAVETTGLRVGSNKHGGRAASPRRPLGRASAADMEKLRLRSAWVPSCLGQSRNLQGRRARSSPSLWDSSLQEQKGELRKRLSYTTHRLEKLENEFDSTRHFLEIELRRAQEELEKVTEKLRRIQSNYMALQRINQELEDKLFRMGQHYEEEKRALSHEIVALNSHLLEAKVTIDKLSEDNELYRKDCSLAAQLLQCSQAYGRGRKMAELPAEFQERMNLHAEKPGCSLPAPPRRPAYADSVPPCVLAKVLEKPDPGSLSSHLSEASAQDLGFPEGLEKPGSRPPYKGDIYCSDTALYCPEARHQDRRPSVEGPGSDVGFLQAQNSTDSTAEEEEEEEEDTEAGAAAYPASYRHEAFGGYAASLPTSSSYSSFSAASEEKEHAQASTLTASQQAIYLNSRDELFGRKPPAAYGSSPRYAAAAAAVAAPLEAAMAPGFPRTVSPFPGEPFRFPLSPGPQPALMPPNLWNLRAKPGSARLVAGAGRGQWRPLSVDDIGAYPFPAAAAAPAPSLASPGGGFNDRYFGARGGPGENAEGRASPLYASYKADSFSEGDDLSQGHLVEPRYLRAAGDLSLSPGRSADPLPSYAASEGDRERLGVQLLGASGSPEPELSLRSSRDSLEPSSMEASPEMHPGARLSPQPAFPRAGSSGLSRKDSLTKAQLYGTLLN
- the BEGAIN gene encoding brain-enriched guanylate kinase-associated protein isoform X10; this encodes MEKLSSLQEQKGELRKRLSYTTHRLEKLENEFDSTRHFLEIELRRAQEELEKVTEKLRRIQSNYMALQRINQELEDKLFRMGQHYEEEKRALSHEIVALNSHLLEAKVTIDKLSEDNELYRKDCSLAAQLLQCSQAYGRGRKMAELPAEFQERMNLHAEKPGCSLPAPPRRPAYADSVPPCVLAKVLEKPDPGSLSSHLSEASAQDLGFPEGLEKPGSRPPYKGDIYCSDTALYCPEARHQDRRPSVEGPGSDVGFLQAQNSTDSTAEEEEEEEEDTEAGAAAYPASYRHEAFGGYAASLPTSSSYSSFSAASEEKEHAQASTLTASQQAIYLNSRDELFGRKPPAAYGSSPRYAAAAAAVAAPLEAAMAPGFPRTVSPFPGEPFRFPLSPGPQPALMPPNLWNLRAKPGSARLVAGAGRGQWRPLSVDDIGAYPFPAAAAAPAPSLASPGGGFNDRYFGARGGPGENAEGRASPLYASYKADSFSEGDDLSQGHLVEPRYLRAAGDLSLSPGRSADPLPSYAASEGDRERLGVQLLGASGSPEPELSLRSSRDSLEPSSMEASPEMHPGARLSPQPAFPRAGSSGLSRKDSLTKAQLYGTLLN
- the BEGAIN gene encoding brain-enriched guanylate kinase-associated protein isoform X4; amino-acid sequence: MWTGGRRPGRLRRAASAADMEKLRLRSAWVPSCLGQSRNLQGRRARSSPSLWDSSLQEQKGELRKRLSYTTHRLEKLENEFDSTRHFLEIELRRAQEELEKVTEKLRRIQSNYMALQRINQELEDKLFRMGQHYEEEKRALSHEIVALNSHLLEAKVTIDKLSEDNELYRKDCSLAAQLLQCSQAYGRGRKMAELPAEFQERMNLHAEKPGCSLPAPPRRPAYADSVPPCVLAKVLEKPDPGSLSSHLSEASAQDLGFPEGLEKPGSRPPYKGDIYCSDTALYCPEARHQDRRPSVEGPGSDVGFLQAQNSTDSTAEEEEEEEEDTEAGAAAYPASYRHEAFGGYAASLPTSSSYSSFSAASEEKEHAQASTLTASQQAIYLNSRDELFGRKPPAAYGSSPRYAAAAAAVAAPLEAAMAPGFPRTVSPFPGEPFRFPLSPGPQPALMPPNLWNLRAKPGSARLVAGAGRGQWRPLSVDDIGAYPFPAAAAAPAPSLASPGGGFNDRYFGARGGPGENAEGRASPLYASYKADSFSEGDDLSQGHLVEPRYLRAAGDLSLSPGRSADPLPSYAASEGDRERLGVQLLGASGSPEPELSLRSSRDSLEPSSMEASPEMHPGARLSPQPAFPRAGSSGLSRKDSLTKAQLYGTLLN
- the BEGAIN gene encoding brain-enriched guanylate kinase-associated protein isoform X8 codes for the protein MWTGGRRPGRLRRAASAADMEKLSSLQEQKGELRKRLSYTTHRLEKLENEFDSTRHFLEIELRRAQEELEKVTEKLRRIQSNYMALQRINQELEDKLFRMGQHYEEEKRALSHEIVALNSHLLEAKVTIDKLSEDNELYRKDCSLAAQLLQCSQAYGRGRKMAELPAEFQERMNLHAEKPGCSLPAPPRRPAYADSVPPCVLAKVLEKPDPGSLSSHLSEASAQDLGFPEGLEKPGSRPPYKGDIYCSDTALYCPEARHQDRRPSVEGPGSDVGFLQAQNSTDSTAEEEEEEEEDTEAGAAAYPASYRHEAFGGYAASLPTSSSYSSFSAASEEKEHAQASTLTASQQAIYLNSRDELFGRKPPAAYGSSPRYAAAAAAVAAPLEAAMAPGFPRTVSPFPGEPFRFPLSPGPQPALMPPNLWNLRAKPGSARLVAGAGRGQWRPLSVDDIGAYPFPAAAAAPAPSLASPGGGFNDRYFGARGGPGENAEGRASPLYASYKADSFSEGDDLSQGHLVEPRYLRAAGDLSLSPGRSADPLPSYAASEGDRERLGVQLLGASGSPEPELSLRSSRDSLEPSSMEASPEMHPGARLSPQPAFPRAGSSGLSRKDSLTKAQLYGTLLN
- the BEGAIN gene encoding brain-enriched guanylate kinase-associated protein isoform X9, coding for MGSHQSSQASAADMEKLSSLQEQKGELRKRLSYTTHRLEKLENEFDSTRHFLEIELRRAQEELEKVTEKLRRIQSNYMALQRINQELEDKLFRMGQHYEEEKRALSHEIVALNSHLLEAKVTIDKLSEDNELYRKDCSLAAQLLQCSQAYGRGRKMAELPAEFQERMNLHAEKPGCSLPAPPRRPAYADSVPPCVLAKVLEKPDPGSLSSHLSEASAQDLGFPEGLEKPGSRPPYKGDIYCSDTALYCPEARHQDRRPSVEGPGSDVGFLQAQNSTDSTAEEEEEEEEDTEAGAAAYPASYRHEAFGGYAASLPTSSSYSSFSAASEEKEHAQASTLTASQQAIYLNSRDELFGRKPPAAYGSSPRYAAAAAAVAAPLEAAMAPGFPRTVSPFPGEPFRFPLSPGPQPALMPPNLWNLRAKPGSARLVAGAGRGQWRPLSVDDIGAYPFPAAAAAPAPSLASPGGGFNDRYFGARGGPGENAEGRASPLYASYKADSFSEGDDLSQGHLVEPRYLRAAGDLSLSPGRSADPLPSYAASEGDRERLGVQLLGASGSPEPELSLRSSRDSLEPSSMEASPEMHPGARLSPQPAFPRAGSSGLSRKDSLTKAQLYGTLLN